A window of the Salvelinus alpinus chromosome 25, SLU_Salpinus.1, whole genome shotgun sequence genome harbors these coding sequences:
- the ankrd6a gene encoding ankyrin repeat domain-containing protein 6, producing MSDREAAQALLSSQGHQTALHRAAMVGNSDIIDGLIKGGCALDLQDKDGNTALHEVSWHGFCQSVKLLVKAGADVHARNKAGNTALHLACQNANAQSAHVLLLGGSRPDIKNNVGDTCLHVAARYNHLAMIKILVGALCSVTEKNQAGDTALHMAAALNHKKTVQLLLEAGTDGNERNNAGKTALDKARDYNHKDVSLLLARAPQVHCFTRGRTVRKKRDRLKAERRTQSVTREEMLPNKDSGYMAEASHSSERLASRAGLNRAGLPHHHHHRLHYSKTSVTPTSPYHRRRRHKLFKEQALAEDTPRRRMNGHPDLHRKSRLCTYDEAPPHNGKTYQLYTLYRDKDGNVKQAPANGCHCKPLIKRLEGELNATKEEMRTQMLTVQEQVYTRLGRMDRKSIHQIKVLDMLTQERVAAERMECLYRMDQRAAQGREEAQRRQAAATQELKRWCMTQIQDMDLHLPADPQYYKLLPSPSVGDDGDSECLPLLSVFSGDSSSSLATYVNLLPCPSPSTTHNAPHSPAMEQGQGQGSGRKYFELKLDRSPDNYQNTTLLPLPAHHHHAGILLSSTAPRCQHPELLDNHIPGLIWEGCSSSVSSSQSPTSNWKQGRGQDSHGWHHRKHLRDRIRTRGLMRPPSVGTRTLEFFMDRPPEPTFSQERNNLHAMEVTQRFFETVSTQLECWYERKIQDAKRQAELRAQQDRAELLQRIRSLEEELEQLRMTNGSTDS from the exons ATGAGTGACAGGGAGGCAGCCCAGGCCCTTCTGTCATCACAGGGCCACCAGACAGCCCTCCACCGAGCAGCCATGGTGGGGAATAGTGATATCATAGACGGACTCATCAAGGGAGGCTGCGCTCTAGACCTGCAGGACAAG GACGGTAACACGGCGCTCCATGAGGTCTCATGGCATGGCTTCTGTCAGTCAGTCAAACTGTTGGTCAAGGCTGGGGCTGACGTTCACGCCAGGAATAAG GCAGGAAACACAGCTCTCCACCTGGCCTGTCAGAACGCCAATGCTCAGAGCGCCCACGTGCTGCTGCTGGGAGGCTCCAGACCAGACATCAAGAACAATGTGGGGGACACCTGTTTGCATGTGGCAGCACGTTACAATCACCTGGCCATGATCAAGATTCTGGTGGGCGCCTTATGCTCTGTTACGGAGAAAAACCAGGCAG GGGACACTGCTCTCCATATGGCGGCTGCCCTAAACCACAAGAAAACTGTTCAGCTACTCCTGGAGGCAGGGACTGACGGCAACGAACGAAACAAC GCAGGGAAGACTGCCCTGGACAAGGCCAGAGACTACAACCACAAAGACGTGTCTCTCCTGCTGGCCAGAGCTCCTCAG GTTCACTGTTTCACTAGAGGAAGGACGGTGAGGAAGAAAAGGGACCGGCTGAAGGCAGAACGCAGAAcccagtctgtcaccagagaagAAATGCTGCCCAACAAG GACAGTGGGTACATGGCTGAGGCGTCTCACAGTAGTGAGCGTCTGGCCAGCAGGGCCGGACTCAACAGAGCAGGGCTgcctcaccatcatcaccaccgcCTTCACTACAGTAAAACATCAGTCACCCCAACCAGCCCTTACCACAGAAGGAGAAGACATAAGCTTTTCAAAGAACAG GCCTTGGCAGAGGATACTCCTAGAAGAAGAATGAATGGCCATCCCGACCTCCACAGGAAGAGCAGACTGTGTACATATGATGAAGCCCCTCCTCACAACGGCAAAACCTATCAGCTATACACCCTGTACCGCGACAAGGACGGCAATGTCAAACAG GCCCCAGCCAATGGCTGCCACTGTAAGCCCCTGATCAAGAGGCTAGAGGGAGAGCTGAACGCCACTAAAGAGGAGATGAGGACACAGATGCTGACGGTTCAGGAGCAAGTCTATACTAGGCTTGGGAGGATGGACCGCAAGAGCATACACCAG ATCAAAGTGCTGGACATGCTGACCCAGGAGAGGGTGGCAGCAGAGAGGATGGAGTGTCTCTACAGGATGGACCAGAGAGCTGCCCAGGGCAGAGAGGAGGCACAGAGGAGACAG GCAGCAGCGACCCAGGAGTTGAAGAGGTGGTGCATGACTCAGATCCAGGATATGGACCTCCACCTCCCAGCCGACCCCCAGTACTACAAGCTGCTCCCCTCGCCGTCTGTGGGGGACGATGGCGACTCAGAGTGcctccccctgctctctgtcttctctgggGACAGCAGCAGCTCTCTGGCTACCTACGTCAACCTGCTGCCATGTCCCTCACCCTCAACCACCCACAATGCACCACACAGTCCGGCGATGGAGCAGGGCCAGGGTCAGGGGTCGGGCAGGAAGTACTTTGAGCTAAAGCTGGACAGATCACCAG ATAACTACCAGAACACTACTCTTCTCCCTCTGCCAGCTCACCACCATCACGCAGGAATCCTCCTGAGCTCTACCGCCCCCCGTTGTCAGCATCCAGAACTGCTCGACAATCACATTCCGGGGCTGATCTGGGAGGGCTGCTCCAGCAGTGTCAGCAGCAGCCAGTCTCCCACCAGCAACTGGAAGCAGGGCCGGGGCCAGGACAGTCATGGCTGGCACCACAGAAAGCACCTCCGGGACCGGATCAGGACGCGCGGCCTGATGAGACCACCCAGTGTCGGGACCAGGACCCTGGAGTTCTTCATGGACAGACCCCCTGAGCCCACATTCAGTCAGGAGAGAAACAACCTACACGCCATGGAG GTGACCCAGAGGTTCTTTGAGACAGTGTCCACTCAGCTGGAGTGCTGGTATGAGAGGAAGATCCAGGATGCCAAGCGGCAGGCAGAGCTCAGGGCACAGCAGGACAGGGCCGAACTCCTGCAGCGAATTAGAAGCCTGGAGGAGGAGCTTGAACAGCTCAGGATGACCAATGGGAGCACAGACAGTTGA